A section of the Arabiibacter massiliensis genome encodes:
- a CDS encoding ribonucleotide reductase subunit alpha translates to MFENDANSSPSHNDEHDSFAEYLRSAAAACASGDAVLGMHLYLAAFERAQRNDGTPPEEEAVDGLKQAWSLACTLKERSIAEYAFERLEPYLNQEEIAACADQLQRLALDKLEEFGLTREDLEDMTDMISQDFLGLDGAPLMRVEHVTAPAPAASAVAVEEADGPEGSDAADASAQDDPEAMGKALEAVARASGMGPDADAVLSSMERITYDELVGYDETVALMRDFGVGMQKDPRFQELVALLNARHGLDRMPASDALLFRSPAREDANRFMAATLGELNLPAIRMHMEENLQGMPVLCVMAQADRQPQLNGARNAFEGPGVLMLEDLDLWISPMGDPSDDFGGFLMASLSRGAREAISLIRSAAENPDVYVLASAAEAGEIDPFFFDLLEPLSVVDIDYPTDSERADIWMEIAREHPSVRGIDRVALVRYSSQMPRYDMYMAAREAIEEAYKASLVARRYVPVTADNLYDKLAAYQPLDSEEYKALEEAVVDDFRRDLENLEDLLNGKES, encoded by the coding sequence ATGTTTGAGAACGACGCGAACAGCTCGCCCAGCCACAACGACGAGCACGATTCCTTTGCCGAGTACCTGCGCAGCGCCGCTGCGGCCTGCGCGTCGGGCGACGCCGTGCTCGGCATGCACCTGTACCTGGCGGCGTTCGAGCGCGCGCAGCGCAACGACGGCACGCCGCCGGAGGAGGAGGCGGTCGACGGCCTCAAGCAGGCGTGGAGCCTGGCCTGCACGCTCAAGGAGCGCTCCATCGCCGAGTACGCCTTCGAGCGGCTCGAGCCCTACCTCAACCAGGAGGAGATCGCCGCCTGCGCCGACCAGCTGCAGCGGCTCGCGCTCGACAAGCTCGAGGAGTTCGGCCTGACGCGCGAAGACCTCGAGGACATGACCGACATGATCTCCCAGGACTTCCTGGGGCTTGACGGCGCGCCCCTCATGCGGGTGGAGCACGTGACGGCCCCGGCCCCGGCTGCGAGCGCCGTGGCGGTGGAGGAGGCCGACGGCCCTGAGGGTTCCGACGCGGCGGACGCCTCGGCGCAGGACGACCCCGAGGCGATGGGCAAGGCCCTCGAGGCCGTCGCGCGCGCAAGCGGGATGGGTCCCGATGCCGACGCGGTCCTGTCGTCGATGGAGCGCATCACCTACGACGAGCTGGTCGGCTACGACGAGACGGTGGCCCTCATGCGCGACTTCGGCGTGGGCATGCAGAAGGACCCGCGCTTCCAGGAGCTCGTCGCGCTGCTCAACGCTCGCCATGGGCTCGACCGCATGCCCGCCTCCGACGCGCTGCTGTTCCGCTCGCCGGCGCGTGAGGATGCGAACCGCTTCATGGCCGCCACGCTCGGCGAGCTCAACCTGCCCGCCATCCGCATGCACATGGAGGAGAACCTCCAGGGCATGCCGGTGCTCTGCGTCATGGCGCAGGCCGACCGCCAGCCCCAGCTCAACGGCGCGCGCAACGCCTTCGAGGGGCCGGGCGTGCTCATGCTCGAGGACCTCGACCTGTGGATATCGCCGATGGGCGACCCCTCCGACGACTTCGGCGGCTTCCTCATGGCCAGTCTCTCGCGCGGGGCGCGCGAGGCCATCAGCCTCATCCGCTCGGCGGCGGAGAACCCCGACGTGTACGTGCTGGCGTCCGCGGCCGAGGCGGGCGAGATCGATCCGTTCTTCTTCGACCTGCTCGAGCCGCTGTCGGTGGTGGACATCGATTACCCCACCGACTCCGAGCGCGCCGACATCTGGATGGAGATAGCCCGCGAGCACCCCTCCGTCCGGGGCATCGACCGCGTGGCGCTCGTGCGCTACTCGTCGCAGATGCCGCGCTACGATATGTACATGGCGGCCCGCGAGGCCATCGAGGAGGCCTACAAGGCAAGCCTCGTGGCGCGGCGCTACGTGCCGGTGACCGCCGACAACCTCTACGACAAGCTGGCGGCCTACCAGCCGCTCGACTCCGAGGAGTACAAGGCCCTCGAGGAGGCCGTCGTCGACGATTTCAGGCGGGACCTCGAGAACCTCGAGGACCTGCTCAACGGGAAGGAAAGCTAG
- a CDS encoding HAD-IB family hydrolase — protein MSHTGTEETGNHGEAAPEGKARLAVFDFDGTSIEGNSPVLLVSHLMGERMLKKRILARILLWAAAYKLRLPQNEAAVRGLVFTAFEGKPAEEVDAFLARFYDERIAPVFRPEADAAMRAHAERGDTVVVISATFEPIILRAMEHHPFENQISTRMRIAPDGTYTREVEGRPVEGQEKLAAVKRFGDERFGPGNWVLDSAYGDHHSDRAVLSAAEHAYAVSPDRPLSRTARAQGWTVLDW, from the coding sequence ATGTCCCACACGGGGACCGAGGAGACTGGCAATCACGGGGAGGCCGCGCCTGAGGGGAAGGCGCGGCTCGCCGTGTTCGATTTCGACGGCACGAGCATCGAGGGCAACTCGCCGGTGCTGCTCGTGTCGCACCTGATGGGCGAGCGGATGCTGAAGAAGCGCATCCTCGCGCGCATCCTTCTGTGGGCGGCGGCCTACAAGCTGCGTCTGCCGCAGAACGAGGCGGCCGTGCGCGGGCTCGTGTTCACCGCCTTCGAGGGCAAGCCGGCCGAGGAGGTGGACGCCTTCCTGGCGAGGTTCTACGACGAGCGCATCGCGCCCGTGTTCCGCCCGGAGGCCGACGCGGCCATGCGCGCGCACGCCGAGCGCGGCGACACCGTCGTGGTGATCTCGGCCACGTTCGAGCCCATCATCCTGCGCGCCATGGAGCACCACCCCTTCGAGAACCAGATTTCCACGCGCATGCGCATCGCGCCGGACGGCACGTATACGCGCGAGGTGGAAGGGCGCCCCGTGGAGGGGCAGGAGAAGCTCGCGGCCGTGAAGCGCTTCGGCGACGAGCGCTTCGGGCCCGGCAACTGGGTGCTGGACAGCGCCTACGGCGACCACCATTCCGACCGCGCGGTGCTCTCGGCCGCCGAGCACGCCTATGCGGTGTCGCCCGACCGCCCGCTGTCGCGCACGGCCCGCGCCCAAGGCTGGACGGTGCTCGACTGGTAG
- a CDS encoding ABC transporter ATP-binding protein: MSAQNQTHRPRRGPGSGHGPGGRMMPGEKPKDFKGTLKKMIAFMGRFKAALVVVGVFAIGSTVFNIVGPKVLSTATTELFNGIVAKIDGTGGIDFDAIAQILLFTLGLYLFSAACSFVQGWIMSSVSQRTSYELRRSIAEKIDRMPMGYFERTSVGDTLSRITNDVDTLGQSLNQGVTQLITSTTTIIGVLIMMLTINPLMTLVTVVILPISVVLIMVVVKRSQKFFVAQQNTLGEINGIVEETFSGHAIVRAFNREDGTVDNFNETNARLYNSAWKSQFVSGLMQPIMNFVGNLGYVAVAITGSFLAVQGVITVGDIQAFIQYVKNFTQPITQLTQVSNVLQQMAAAAERIFAFLEAPEEEPDRATARTADVECEVEFDHVRFGYDPEKPVIKDFSARVTEGQTVALVGPTGAGKTTMVKLLMRFYDVQGGAIRVGGVDVRDFARDDLRSLFGMVLQDTWLFHGTIRDNIRYGKLDATDAEVEAAARAAYVHHFIQTLPQGYDTEINEDASNISSGQRQLLTIARAILADRRMLILDEATSSVDTRTEERIQKAMDNLMAGRTSFVIAHRLSTIRSANLILVMAHGDIVEQGTHEQLLELGGFYAELYNSQFAETIDEAEG; this comes from the coding sequence ATGAGCGCGCAGAATCAGACGCATCGGCCCCGCCGCGGCCCCGGCAGCGGCCACGGCCCCGGCGGGCGCATGATGCCCGGCGAGAAGCCGAAGGACTTCAAGGGCACCCTCAAGAAGATGATCGCCTTCATGGGGCGCTTCAAGGCGGCGCTCGTGGTGGTGGGCGTGTTCGCCATCGGCTCGACGGTGTTCAACATCGTGGGGCCCAAGGTGCTCTCCACGGCCACGACCGAGCTCTTCAACGGCATCGTGGCCAAGATCGACGGCACGGGCGGCATCGACTTCGACGCCATCGCGCAGATCCTCCTGTTCACGCTGGGGCTCTACCTGTTCTCCGCAGCGTGCTCGTTCGTGCAGGGCTGGATCATGTCGTCGGTGTCGCAGCGCACGAGCTACGAGCTGCGCCGAAGCATCGCGGAGAAGATCGACCGCATGCCCATGGGCTACTTCGAGCGAACGAGCGTGGGCGACACCCTCTCGCGCATCACCAACGACGTGGACACGCTCGGCCAGAGCCTGAACCAGGGCGTGACGCAGCTCATCACGTCCACCACCACCATCATCGGCGTGCTCATCATGATGCTCACCATCAACCCGCTCATGACGCTGGTGACGGTGGTCATCCTGCCCATCTCGGTGGTGCTCATCATGGTGGTGGTGAAGCGCTCGCAGAAGTTCTTCGTCGCGCAGCAGAACACGCTCGGCGAGATCAACGGCATCGTGGAGGAGACGTTCTCCGGCCACGCCATCGTGCGCGCGTTCAACCGCGAGGACGGCACGGTGGATAATTTCAACGAGACGAACGCGCGCCTGTACAACTCGGCGTGGAAGAGCCAGTTCGTGAGCGGCCTCATGCAGCCCATCATGAACTTCGTGGGCAACTTAGGTTACGTGGCCGTGGCCATCACGGGCAGCTTCCTGGCCGTGCAGGGTGTCATCACGGTGGGCGACATCCAGGCGTTCATCCAGTACGTGAAGAACTTCACGCAGCCCATCACCCAGCTCACGCAGGTGAGCAACGTCCTGCAGCAGATGGCCGCCGCGGCCGAGCGCATCTTCGCGTTCCTCGAGGCGCCGGAGGAGGAGCCCGACCGCGCCACCGCGCGCACGGCCGACGTGGAGTGCGAGGTGGAGTTCGACCACGTGCGCTTCGGCTACGATCCGGAGAAGCCGGTGATCAAGGACTTCTCGGCGCGCGTGACCGAGGGCCAGACCGTCGCGCTCGTCGGCCCCACAGGCGCCGGCAAGACCACCATGGTGAAGCTGCTCATGCGCTTCTACGACGTGCAGGGCGGCGCCATCCGCGTCGGCGGCGTGGATGTGCGCGACTTCGCCCGCGACGATTTGCGCAGCCTCTTCGGCATGGTGCTGCAGGACACGTGGCTCTTCCACGGCACCATCCGCGACAACATCCGCTACGGCAAGCTGGACGCCACCGATGCGGAGGTGGAGGCGGCGGCGCGCGCGGCCTACGTGCACCACTTCATCCAGACGCTGCCCCAGGGCTACGACACCGAGATCAACGAGGACGCGAGCAACATCAGCAGCGGCCAGCGGCAGCTGCTCACCATCGCGCGTGCCATCCTGGCCGACCGGCGCATGCTCATCCTGGACGAGGCCACCTCCAGCGTGGACACGCGCACCGAGGAGCGCATCCAGAAGGCCATGGACAACCTCATGGCCGGGCGCACCTCGTTCGTCATCGCGCATCGGCTGTCCACCATCAGATCAGCGAACCTCATCCTGGTGATGGCGCACGGCGACATCGTGGAACAGGGTACGCATGAACAACTGCTTGAACTTGGCGGTTTCTACGCGGAGCTGTATAATTCACAGTTCGCTGAGACTATCGACGAGGCGGAGGGCTAG
- a CDS encoding ABC transporter ATP-binding protein, producing the protein MRIIRYLKHCKLAVALIVCLLIVQAFTDLALPNYTSKIVDVGIQQSGVEHAATEEMTARTHDLVAMMLPEADERTFEAAYDETDQGTYKLNAQGEREQNELDRMVAMPLVAVHYSQQMPDLDLDQALQAYKAGAVQKQDILGMLDEAKSKLGDASDSIVEQQAIAAARAEYEALGYNLSDMQMRYLVRVGLIMLGLAALGMAVAVLVGFIASRTAAKVGATLRAKLFRRVVSFSDAEVQSFSAASLITRGTNDVQLIQMVTVMLLRMVLYSPILAIGGIIMVSRTNLAMSWIIVLAVAVIGILIVVLMKVAMPKFKIMQKLIDRVNLVSREMLTGLPVIRAFDRQPFEEERFDEASTRLMKTQLFTNRVMTFMMPLMMLIMNGVSVLIVWVGGSYIDTGAIQTGDLIAFITYAMVIIMSFLMIGMISIMLPRADVAAQRVNEVLDTRPTICDPDPAAARDAELSASAGGATIAFNDVSFKYGDSAECVLEHIDFTAEPGKTTAIIGSTGSGKSTVVKLIERFYDVTCGSITVDGIDVRDVSQEALRAQLGYVPQKAFLFSGTIESNIAYADEAMPRERVEEAADIAQASEFIASKEEGLASEVSQGGTNVSGGQRQRLAIARALATEARAYLFDDSFSALDYKTDAALRQQLHTRLGGKTVVIVAQRISTVLHADLIVVLEDGRVVGQGTHEELMRTCEEYREIAMSQLSEAELNGGDAA; encoded by the coding sequence GTGCGCATAATACGCTATCTCAAACACTGCAAGCTGGCGGTGGCGCTCATCGTGTGCCTGCTCATCGTGCAGGCGTTCACCGACCTTGCGCTTCCCAACTACACGTCCAAGATAGTGGACGTGGGCATCCAGCAGTCGGGCGTGGAGCACGCCGCTACCGAGGAGATGACGGCCCGTACCCACGACCTCGTGGCCATGATGCTGCCCGAGGCCGACGAGCGCACCTTCGAAGCCGCCTACGACGAGACCGACCAGGGCACCTACAAGCTGAACGCCCAGGGCGAGCGCGAGCAAAACGAGCTCGACCGAATGGTGGCGATGCCGCTGGTGGCCGTCCACTACTCCCAGCAGATGCCCGACCTCGACCTGGACCAGGCCCTGCAGGCCTACAAGGCGGGCGCCGTGCAGAAGCAGGACATCCTCGGCATGCTCGACGAGGCGAAGTCGAAGCTCGGCGACGCGAGCGACTCCATCGTGGAGCAGCAGGCCATCGCCGCCGCCCGCGCCGAGTACGAGGCGCTCGGCTACAACCTCTCCGACATGCAGATGCGCTACCTCGTGCGCGTGGGCCTCATCATGCTCGGGCTCGCCGCGCTCGGCATGGCGGTTGCCGTCCTCGTGGGCTTCATCGCCTCGCGCACGGCCGCCAAGGTGGGCGCGACGCTGCGCGCGAAGCTGTTTAGGCGCGTCGTGTCGTTCTCGGACGCCGAGGTGCAGTCGTTCTCGGCCGCCTCGCTCATCACGCGCGGCACCAACGACGTGCAGCTCATCCAGATGGTCACCGTCATGCTCCTGCGCATGGTGCTGTACTCGCCCATCCTCGCCATCGGCGGCATCATCATGGTGTCGCGCACGAACCTGGCCATGAGCTGGATCATCGTGCTGGCCGTGGCGGTCATCGGCATCCTCATCGTGGTGCTCATGAAGGTGGCCATGCCCAAGTTCAAGATCATGCAGAAGCTCATCGACCGCGTGAACCTCGTGTCGCGCGAGATGCTCACGGGCCTGCCCGTCATCCGCGCGTTCGACCGCCAGCCCTTCGAGGAGGAGCGCTTCGACGAGGCCTCCACGCGCCTCATGAAGACGCAGCTGTTCACGAACCGCGTCATGACGTTCATGATGCCGCTGATGATGCTCATCATGAACGGCGTGAGCGTGCTCATCGTATGGGTGGGCGGCAGCTACATCGACACGGGCGCCATCCAGACGGGCGACCTCATCGCGTTCATCACCTACGCCATGGTCATCATCATGAGCTTCCTCATGATAGGGATGATATCCATCATGCTGCCGCGCGCCGACGTGGCCGCCCAGCGCGTGAACGAGGTGCTCGACACGAGGCCCACCATCTGCGATCCCGATCCCGCCGCCGCGCGCGATGCGGAGCTCTCCGCGAGCGCGGGCGGCGCGACCATCGCGTTCAACGACGTGAGCTTCAAGTACGGCGACTCGGCTGAATGCGTGCTCGAGCACATCGACTTCACCGCCGAGCCGGGCAAGACCACGGCCATCATCGGCTCCACGGGCTCCGGCAAGTCGACGGTGGTCAAGCTCATCGAGCGCTTCTACGACGTGACCTGCGGCTCCATCACCGTTGACGGCATCGACGTGCGCGACGTGAGCCAGGAGGCCCTACGCGCCCAGCTGGGCTACGTGCCGCAGAAGGCGTTTCTGTTCAGCGGCACCATCGAGTCGAACATCGCCTACGCCGACGAGGCCATGCCGCGCGAGCGCGTGGAGGAGGCGGCCGACATCGCCCAGGCCTCCGAGTTCATCGCCTCGAAGGAGGAGGGCCTCGCCTCGGAGGTGTCCCAAGGCGGCACGAACGTGTCGGGCGGCCAGCGCCAGCGCCTGGCCATCGCCCGCGCGCTCGCCACCGAGGCGCGCGCCTACCTCTTCGACGACAGCTTCTCGGCGCTCGATTACAAGACCGACGCGGCGCTTCGCCAACAGCTGCACACGCGCCTGGGCGGCAAGACCGTGGTCATCGTGGCGCAGCGCATCTCCACGGTGCTGCACGCCGACCTCATCGTGGTGCTCGAGGACGGCCGGGTCGTCGGCCAGGGCACGCACGAGGAGCTCATGCGCACCTGCGAGGAGTACCGGGAGATCGCGATGTCGCAGCTCTCGGAAGCCGAGCTGAACGGGGGTGATGCAGCATGA
- a CDS encoding MarR family winged helix-turn-helix transcriptional regulator encodes MKESFAQTKRELYGLMQRMRHSRITPPTPDGVTPLEARTMMAVDEMRRCHGETRPGRIAEFAHTTPSALSQAFKSLEEKGLIERRRSGDDYRGITVSLTDEGERLAAEGRRLHSAHMDEVMAHVGEEDVRHLVRILRKVVEFHEGAAPAAPHDEGGDAPCA; translated from the coding sequence ATGAAGGAATCCTTCGCCCAGACGAAGCGCGAGCTGTACGGGCTCATGCAGCGCATGCGCCACAGCCGCATCACGCCGCCGACGCCCGACGGCGTCACGCCGCTCGAGGCGCGCACGATGATGGCCGTCGATGAGATGCGGCGCTGCCACGGGGAGACCCGTCCCGGCCGCATCGCGGAGTTCGCGCACACCACGCCGAGCGCGCTCTCGCAGGCGTTCAAGTCGCTCGAGGAAAAGGGGCTCATCGAGCGCCGCCGCTCCGGCGACGACTACCGCGGCATCACCGTGAGCCTCACGGACGAGGGCGAGCGCCTGGCCGCCGAGGGCCGCAGGCTCCACAGCGCGCACATGGACGAGGTCATGGCCCACGTGGGCGAGGAGGACGTGCGCCACCTCGTGCGCATCCTGCGCAAGGTCGTGGAGTTCCACGAAGGCGCCGCCCCGGCTGCGCCACACGACGAAGGGGGCGACGCCCCGTGCGCATAA
- a CDS encoding helix-turn-helix transcriptional regulator, whose product MPAEGGDPSCAGAASGRLPSGVLASTYALHDTNCREASPHQIFAGAYPLPMDGRSRISDDEFRRAFGSVVARRRVALGMSQRAFARMSGIENSHLREIEIGKRNLMASTMLKLASALDVALSALIADAENGVLHLEK is encoded by the coding sequence ATGCCGGCAGAGGGCGGCGATCCCTCCTGCGCAGGTGCCGCCAGCGGTCGTTTGCCGTCGGGTGTTCTTGCCTCCACCTATGCATTACATGATACCAACTGTAGGGAAGCGTCACCACATCAAATTTTCGCGGGAGCTTACCCTTTACCCATGGATGGCAGGAGCCGCATATCCGACGATGAATTTCGTCGCGCTTTCGGGAGCGTTGTAGCTCGGCGCAGGGTCGCGCTCGGGATGTCTCAACGCGCCTTCGCCCGCATGTCGGGTATAGAGAACTCGCATCTGCGCGAAATCGAAATTGGCAAGCGCAACCTTATGGCCTCGACCATGCTCAAACTGGCTTCCGCCTTGGACGTGGCGCTCAGCGCTCTTATCGCGGATGCTGAGAATGGCGTGCTTCACTTGGAAAAATGA